One Anopheles marshallii chromosome 3, idAnoMarsDA_429_01, whole genome shotgun sequence genomic region harbors:
- the LOC128711719 gene encoding amphoterin-induced protein 2-like: protein MECHIPQQPQHRHSMGAVAEWRWGQFRIGAQRWCAWRKLSRPVQALLVVTVLLLAIVGRSTVSGEPNCPSACQCKWKGGKQAVECLSGNLFTIPENIDHSTQVLDVSGNNLQIISNETFVRSNLLNLQKLYMRDCRIGQIDDGAFAGLTNLVELDLSINLLTAVPSAAFQHIVSLRDLTLARNHIQKIESHAFRNVTALTKLDLSFCSIQTIAPQAFEGLGSLHSLKLNGNQLSELRPKTIETLSRLHGIELHENPWVCDCRLRAAKLWLTEHNIPYPIAPTCAGGPERVMDKTFGELQVDDFACKPEMLPVRRFIQAYSGENATIECRSSAVPSATVNWYWNGKLLVNNSHFSAYQRVLVYEQGNFEKRSKLTLTNAQETDSSEFYCVVENRAGTAEANFTLHVAMRDIAIDNRQIIGLSAALVILILFILLIILFLLVRLRRIPMTETKTPNQVEVITSVSPSSNVNGKVATPINDCHSPDRKNAPGDLKCCPSSAANPVQKPPRLTDLPYSTSHYDGGGSLIASGQCFVSPTHSLTGNNPDLINDTKRLGSGTDLATGSVGVPPATDPLAHLSQLQMQATTALNTALALMDPVERPGSGEYSRAGCDSLYPSGLWETHSSNLATTGLEHGGGGGVASHGPYSDKLPILGSSTTGPTMLNLDDESSSVDYLSRTFPRTHLNTGLSLATATTGHAGAYGPAGASGAPSTTNSGGGGGYPADYGLPIVPGAEQLHNKLASVQPAHHGSTGSMPMNAKTLRVWQKGGVPVLPPVTALKRALSNSRNSPDEGYQEGCGTDV, encoded by the coding sequence ATGGAGTGTCACATCCCGCAGCAGCCACAGCACAGACATTCGATGGGGGCGGTGGCTGAGTGGCGATGGGGTCAGTTCCGGATAGGGGCGCAACGGTGGTGCGCCTGGCGGAAGCTCTCCCGACCGGTGCAGGCACTGCTGGTGGTgaccgtgctgctgctggccatCGTCGGCCGGAGTACGGTGAGCGGTGAGCCGAACTGTCCGTCTGCCTGCCAGTGCAAATGGAAGGGCGGCAAGCAGGCAGTGGAGTGTTTGAGTGGCAACCTGTTCACGATCCCGGAGAACATCGACCACTCGACGCAGGTGCTGGACGTGTCCGGGAACAATCTGCAGATTATATCGAACGAAACGTTCGTCCGGTCGAATCTGCTCAACCTGCAGAAGCTGTACATGCGAGACTGTCGCATCGGTCAGATCGATGACGGTGCGTTTGCCGGGTTGACGAATCTGGTCGAGCTGGATCTGTCGATCAATCTCCTCACAGCGGTACCGTCCGCTGCGTTCCAGCACATCGTTTCGCTGCGTGATCTTACGCTCGCGCGCAACCACATCCAGAAGATTGAGAGTCACGCGTTCCGGAACGTGACGGCACTGACCAAGCTGGATCTGTCGTTCTGCAGCATCCAGACGATTGCACCGCAAGCGTTCGAAGGGCTGGGTTCGCTGCATTCGCTCAAGCTGAACGGCAACCAGCTGTCCGAGTTGCGCCCGAAGACGATCGAAACGCTGAGCCGACTGCACGGCATTGAGCTGCACGAAAACCCTTGGGTGTGCGACTGTCGGTTGCGGGCGGCCAAACTGTGGCTGACGGAGCACAACATTCCGTACCCGATCGCACCGACCTGTGCCGGCGGGCCCGAGCGGGTGATGGACAAGACGTTCGGCGAGCTGCAGGTGGATGATTTTGCCTGCAAGCCGGAGATGTTGCCGGTGCGTCGCTTCATCCAGGCGTACAGTGGCGAAAATGCGACGATCGAGTGTCGCAGTTCGGCCGTCCCGTCGGCCACCGTCAATTGGTACTGGAACGGGAAGCTGCTGGTGAACAACTCCCACTTCAGTGCGTACCAGCGTGTGCTGGTGTACGAGCAGGGTAACTTCGAGAAGCGCAGCAAGCTAACGCTCACGAACGCGCAGGAAACGGATTCGAGCGAGTTTTACTGCGTGGTGGAAAATCGGGCCGGTACGGCCGAGGCGAACTTCACGCTGCACGTTGCGATGCGCGATATCGCGATCGATAACCGGCAGATCATAGGGCTGAGCGCGGCCCTGGTCATACTGATACTGTTCATCCTGCTGATCATACTGTTCCTGCTCGTGCGATTACGGCGCATACCGATGACGGAGACGAAAACTCCGAACCAGGTCGAGGTGATCACGTCCGTAAGTCCCTCTAGCAATGTAAATGGCAAGGTGGCGACACCTATTAACGATTGTCATTCTCCAGATCGAAAAAACGCCCCCGGCGATCTAAAGTGCTGCCCGTCGTCGGCGGCCAATCCGGTACAGAAGCCACCCCGGCTGACCGACCTGCCGTACTCGACGTCCCATTACGACGGTGGCGGTAGTCTGATCGCGTCCGGCCAGTGTTTCGTCTCGCCGACGCATTCGCTCACCGGGAACAATCCGGACCTGATCAACGATACGAAGCGGCTGGGCAGTGGCACCGATCTGGCCACCGGCAGCGTTGGTGTTCCACCCGCGACCGACCCACTCGCCCATCTCAGCCAGCTGCAGATGCAGGCCACCACCGCACTCAACACCGCCCTCGCGCTGATGGACCCGGTCGAGCGGCCGGGCAGTGGCGAGTATAGCCGGGCCGGTTGCGACTCGCTCTATCCGTCCGGGCTGTGGGAAACGCACAGCTCTAACCTAGCGACCACCGGACTCGAAcatggtggaggtggtggtgtcgCCAGCCACGGGCCCTACTCCGACAAGCTGCCCATCCTCGGTTCATCCACGACCGGACCGACCATGCTGAACCTGGACGACGAATCGTCCTCCGTCGACTACCTGAGCCGAACGTTCCCGCGTACCCATCTCAACACCGGCCTCTCGCTTGCCACAGCCACCACCGGACATGCCGGCGCGTATGGACCGGCGGGCGCTTCCGGTGCGCCGTCGACAACCAACAGTGGCGGCGGCGGTGGGTACCCCGCCGACTACGGTCTCCCGATCGTGCCCGGTGCGGAGCAGCTGCACAACAAGCTGGCGAGCGTACAGCCGGCCCATCACGGCAGCACCGGCAGCATGCCGATGAACGCGAAAACGCTGCGGGTGTGGCAGAAGGGCGGTGTGCCGGTTCTGCCACCGGTGACCGCCTTAAAACGTGCTTTATCCAACAGCCGCAACTCGCCCGACGAAGGCTACCAGGAGGGCTGCGGGACGGATGTGTAG